Sequence from the Romeriopsis navalis LEGE 11480 genome:
AGTTGGACTAACGATGATGCGGCACGAGAACGCACATTCCAATTATCATCTTTGAGTAAGGCTAATAAGCCACCCACCACCGACTCACTCCCATTCCCCAGTTGTCCTAACGATTCTGCGGCACGAGAACGCACATTCCAATCATCATCTTTGAGTAAGGCTAATAAGCCACCCACCACCAACTCACTCCCATTCCCCAGTTGTCCTAACGATGATGCGGCACAATAACGCACATCGGAATCATCATCTTTGAGTAAGGCTAATAAGCCACCCACCACCGACTCACTCCCATTCCCCAGTTGGACTAACGATGATGCGGCACGAGAACGCACATCGGAATCATCATCTTTGAGTAAGGCTAATAAAATGGTGATCGCTTCCTCTTCCTGTCCTAATGACGCTTGAAACGAAAGTAGGCGAGAACGATCAATATCATTCGCTCGGTCAGATAAGCGCTGCCATGTATCCGCTTCTACTTCCGTTTCTCCCAAGCGATGCAGAATCTTCGCGGCTTCTCCGCAAACCTTATACCCCAAGCGATCAGAGTCTCCTACTTCCAACCTAACTAAGCCATCCAGAATACCATCCACTAATTCTGCATCGGCCCCTTTCAATCCCTGCGGATCTTCCGTCAAGCACCACCCAGCAAATAATAAATCCCGTCGCAAATATGTCTCATGCTCACTGGCCACCCGATAAACTTGCCGCACAGCCTTCGCCGCCCGCTTCTTCTTCAGCTTCGAGACAAGCAGCAGCAGCACTTCCCGCCAATGCTGATCATGCAGATGCGCCGCAATATGCTCCAGAATGACCTCATCTTCCCCCTCTTCAAACCGGTCGTAGATCTCCTCCGCCGTCAGATATTCCTGAAACGTCTTATGCACAAACGCATAGCGTTCATACCCCTGCTCATTCAGCAGCCCCGTCCGCTTCTGAATAAAATCTACAAAGCGTTTTGCTTCTTCCTTAGCTTCATGGAACTCGCATGGTTTCAGTGTATGTATCTCCTGCGATAACTTTCGTAATAGCTCATCTTTATCGATTAGCGTTCCACCTTCTTGATCTCGAGTACTGCCCTGAGTATGAATCCAGTAAGCCAGCTTCTTCAGCACATACAGCAGATTATCTCGTTTTAAATATTCCAGTACCTCATACAGCCGAATATCTTTATTGCTATCCCAGCTCGTCAACAATGTCTCCACTGCCCACTCATACAGTTGGTAGCGCTGACGTGGCAACTCCGCACGATACCGATGGATCAACGTAATAATCGTCAGCAACAGCGGATTCTTCGCCAGCAGTTTCACCCGATCATTTGCCGCCAGTGCTTTTCGCAGATCTGACTTCTTACGCGTGGCCTTACTCGCATCTGGCTCTCGACTGTCATACCAGTGGTCAATAAATGTCTCCACCTGCTGATCGTCAAACGGCTCCAACGTATAGTGTGGAAACTCATCTTGGTCAAAGAAGTCCCAGCGATACCCCGCAGGCCGCGAAGTGACAATCGCCGGATTCGCCCCATACTGTGCCAGAAATGTCTCAATCCGCTCCACCACATCGCGCCGCTGCTTATCATTCACTGCCTCATCCAGCCCATCCAGCAAAATCAGCGCCTTACCCCGATCCAGCCAATGCTCAAAGAAATCTGGGGGCAGCTTCTTTACGCTGAGATTCTGCTCCACATACCAGCGCAGATATTCCAGCACACCCTTCGCCGAATTTTTCTCCCAATCCTGCACCCAATCCCGAATCCGAATCACCACCGGCAACCAGTCGTCATCCGGCTTCAAGCCAATTTCGTTGGGCTGATACTGGTCTCCCGTACCACACAACATCAACGCAAAATAACTCGCCAACGTCGTCTTCCCCGAACCTGGCGCACCCAGCAAAACGGCTTTATTCTTTGTTCCACTCAATACCTTTTGGGCAGAAAGGACTTTATCTGAGCGATCGCGCATTGCCCACGATCGTTGATTTTCTAGGAGCTGAGCTTGCCGACTTTCCCCAAGTTCAAACTGTAGCGAATTCAAGTCAGTTGGTTTTGTTATCGCCTCAAGAATTTCTCCCGTCTTACGATCTCGCAACCGCATTTCTAGCGAACTTGAATCAAGACCGCGCGATAAACTCGCTTTTTCCTCACGTACGTTCGGCATCACAAAGATCTGCGCCAACTGCTCCTGCTTCTCCACCTCCTCCCCCGGCACTGCAATCCCGATAAACTTCACATCATCCACCCGACTCGCCAACGCATCCAAATACCGCTGCTTCGTCACCTGAAACTCGATCGCGGCGGAGGTCTGCGAGAAATACGTCTCCGCAAAACAAGTCAACCAGCGCTCAAAGCTAGCTTCAACCAAATCCAATCCCGAAGACGCCCTCTCCTGCTTCAAGACCTCCACCAAGCAAGCCACATCGAGCTTACCCACCCCTTCCAACGGCTTCTTCAACTCCTTCAGCAACGCAGGAGCCTGCATCACGCGCCCCAAGCAGTCACGCTGCTGCTTATCATCACAGTTCAAAAAGACATGCTCTTCACGGGGCAAACGTTCATCTTCCGCATACGCCGCCTGCAAACCCGCCGCGATCGCTTTTTCCAACTCGCCTGGAAATAATTTCGTCTTTGCTGGCCCAATCAAAGCCCCAGCACCTTTCCCAACCACAGTCCCCAAAAGTGCTTTACCAGCCACCGCCGCGATCGCCATCCAATCCAACATGCCCTTTTCCCCGAACATCCACTGATCCTAATCTAGCGCATCCAACCCAAGACATACTTCGCAAGTAAGACCCACCAAAAACATCCGCAATCTCACCCGAACGGCAAAACACCTACAATACAGCCCCCACAGGCAATGTATCCGCACAAACACGGGCAAAATTGCTAGTTTTAACCAACCTAAAAACTTCACTAAGAACCGGTTAAATTTAACGATTTTATTAGTGCGTTAAAGCACCTCCGGCTTTCCTGCGTATCTCCTCGTAATTTGGAACATACCGCTGCACCGGGCACCAACCATGCTCAAATCAACCAAGCGGTATCGGGGCGCCATCACAATTCAACCTGAAATCCTAACGTTGCATAGCTATAACCTATGACTCCATTTACCTCCACCCTGAGCGCCCAGCGCATCACCCGTTTTCTGTTCAGCGTCATTGCCATGCTCGGCATCGCCCACCTGATCGGCCTCACCCTCAGTTGCCTCACCCTCAACCCCGCCGTCATCAACGCCGTCAAACTGATTAACCTCGATCGTGAGCGCAATATCCCCACCCTGTTCAGCGTCTGCCTCTTCATCCTCAACGCCGGACTGTTCTTCATCGTCCATCGCAACACCAAAACCTTCCGCGAACGGACGATCGCTTGGCCGCTCCTCGGCAGCACCTTTGCCTTCCTCGCCCTGGACGAATTCGGCTCCATCCACGAACAACTCAGTGAACCACTGCGTAACATGTTCAACCTCACGGGCGGAGCATTTCACTTCGCCTGGGTGATTCCCTATGGGATTGCCGCAATTATCCTCGCCATCGCGGTCATTCCCACCGTATTAAAGTTACGGCCGAGAATTCGCAAATGGCTCATCGCCGCTGCCGTCATCTATATTACTGGCGCGATCGGCTGTGAAATACTCGTCGCCATCACAGGCATCACCGTCAGCGACACCAACTTTATCTACGGTCTCCTCAGCGGCATCGAAGAACTACTCGAAATGGCCGGTCTCACCACCCTGACCTACAGCTTACTGCGTCTGATCGAAGTGCAATACGGCGGCATCACCCTAATCATCCCGAACCAAAACAGCGTCTACCAAAACTACAGCTACGCCAGCTACACCAATGAACGCATCCCCCAAGGTCGCCAAATCGACTTCACCCCCGACAGCTATTTCGACTATCCCGAACAAATCCCCACGCCCCCCGAAAGCCTCTATGCCCCCAAATATCGCTAAAAAAAGTGGTGTCGATCCTAAGAATTCGATCGACACCACCGGCAGCCAATATTCAAACTTGCGGGGGAGGTTCAGCCCTTACGCATCATCGCGGACCAGATTCCAAAACCGCTCCCACCAAGGTAAACCCGATAGATCAAGCTTTGGCTGCTTGCGCCGAATCGATTGAATATCCCAACCCGTCAGCTTCGCCAGATTCCGCGCTTCCTGATCAAACCGCTTCACCAGATTGCGCTTATAGGTCTTCGCCTGTGCACATTGCATCTTGCCCTTAAACGGATGATTCATCACATAGCGGCCCTGGAAAAACGCCTGGTTATTCGTCGATTGGAACATCAAATCTTCCGGGAACTTATTCCGCGCATAACGCACATGCAATCGGGTTAAAAAGACCCGCGATCGAGCCGGACGACGACTCAAACCATCCTGATCCTGCGGTTGATCGAGCCAGAACACCCCCGCTTGCTTCATCTCATCCCGCGACAAAGGGTCAGCCGCACAAGGGTCACAGCCCGCCATATCCCAGGCGTATTCCATAAACGCCACATTGCGATTTTCCTTATCGTAGGCCGTGCTAAACATCGCCTGATAGAAGTCGTTAAACTCCGATTTGACAAACGTTGGCACCTGGGTATTCGACGGAATTTTCACCGTCCGATAATTCGTAATCTCCGCTTGA
This genomic interval carries:
- a CDS encoding NACHT domain-containing protein, giving the protein MLDWMAIAAVAGKALLGTVVGKGAGALIGPAKTKLFPGELEKAIAAGLQAAYAEDERLPREEHVFLNCDDKQQRDCLGRVMQAPALLKELKKPLEGVGKLDVACLVEVLKQERASSGLDLVEASFERWLTCFAETYFSQTSAAIEFQVTKQRYLDALASRVDDVKFIGIAVPGEEVEKQEQLAQIFVMPNVREEKASLSRGLDSSSLEMRLRDRKTGEILEAITKPTDLNSLQFELGESRQAQLLENQRSWAMRDRSDKVLSAQKVLSGTKNKAVLLGAPGSGKTTLASYFALMLCGTGDQYQPNEIGLKPDDDWLPVVIRIRDWVQDWEKNSAKGVLEYLRWYVEQNLSVKKLPPDFFEHWLDRGKALILLDGLDEAVNDKQRRDVVERIETFLAQYGANPAIVTSRPAGYRWDFFDQDEFPHYTLEPFDDQQVETFIDHWYDSREPDASKATRKKSDLRKALAANDRVKLLAKNPLLLTIITLIHRYRAELPRQRYQLYEWAVETLLTSWDSNKDIRLYEVLEYLKRDNLLYVLKKLAYWIHTQGSTRDQEGGTLIDKDELLRKLSQEIHTLKPCEFHEAKEEAKRFVDFIQKRTGLLNEQGYERYAFVHKTFQEYLTAEEIYDRFEEGEDEVILEHIAAHLHDQHWREVLLLLVSKLKKKRAAKAVRQVYRVASEHETYLRRDLLFAGWCLTEDPQGLKGADAELVDGILDGLVRLEVGDSDRLGYKVCGEAAKILHRLGETEVEADTWQRLSDRANDIDRSRLLSFQASLGQEEEAITILLALLKDDDSDVRSRAASSLVQLGNGSESVVGGLLALLKDDDSDVRYCAASSLGQLGNGSELVVGGLLALLKDDDWNVRSRAAESLGQLGNGSESVVGGLLALLKDDNWNVRSRAASSLVQLGNGSESVVGSLLALLKDDDSDVRYCAASSLGQLGNGSESVVGSLLA